The genomic window GGACCTGCTCAATGTGGCCCACACCTACACCATGGTAAGACATATTCACACACTACGTCTTACCATGAAATGTAAACATTGTTCATGTAAGTAGAATGTCAGTACagtatgcatttgtgaatcAAAACATCTAGTGTATACTGTATTTATACTAAATTGTGTCGATACATTTTCTTAAGCATTAGATATTGGAATGTATTGTATCAATGCTACAGGTAGCCCAGATTAACAGCTTTGGTACCTTTTATTTAGTGTATAATAGGCACCATCTTCCCATAAAACTGTAAGTGTTTAATCATGATATAAATAGGGGAAGGTATTCTCAAgtttcaaaacacacaaatacctaAAAACATCGATACAAACAGCAAACATTTGAAAGTAGAATACATTGTGTATGTCACACCAAAATTTGTAGAAAATGAATTTAATTTTTTACAAATTTTAATTTAAGAGCTTACACATTTTCCTATTTTCTGTAAACATGCCACTGAATTCTAATTAGTTGACGTGGGATAAAAAGGACAATATACAATTTGAAAAAAAGCTCAATTTCCTGCTTGAAATGAATCTATTCACACTATATAGCTGTTGTTTCGAGATACCGAGCATGGCATTATTTAAGTAAAGAATAGACTTCCCCAATGCTTTCGCAGGATTTATTTTGTGTGGTGATATTGAGATCTATAGCACATATTTGCCGGATAATGTCTTCACCCAGCACGGAAACAACTTTGGAAAGATAGCAGTTATCTCCTGAAGGACATCTGCTCAGCCTGTTTGCACAGGGCCCTTCCAGGACTAGGAGGTTAATCTAATCATCCAGCACAAGAGCCACTGCTTCCTGTTCAATCGGTTCAATAATGACCACGGAGAGAGCAGGGACTTCCTGGAACTCTCCCTCGTCCTTCGGGTTCCAAGAGAACTGCCCTGTTTGTATAAGCTTTGTTTTTCCTGGTTTTGCACGTCGGGGGACCAAAGAACATCCTCATTTTCTGTAAAAAGTGCAATTTTCCGTCCTGAAGCCATTTCATAGTTCCAAACCAGGTCCCAGGTTATCCTCAGATGACTGGAAACATTTACCCATACCAGCACGCCCACATACTCATGTgatgtttgttgtgtttgtgaagaGCAGCCAAAGCATATTCAGTTCTGAGTCAAGTTTATCACAGTATTATAATATCAATAACACAATAGAAAGTATTAATATTCTGCTGCTGTAAAGTACCTCCTTCTTTCTTATCTAATCATCCCTTACCATAGATCAATGTGAATATCCTAATGTTCCCCCACTGAGTTGACTAATTTAAATAGTACATGCCATTAAATTGTTTTGAAATCAGTGGTTTGCAGTGTGGTAGAATTCATGTATACATTTTTTTCGTCAGAATTTCAAGGAGGGTAATTACAAATAACAAATCATTACATATGTTAAACAGCGAGATGTAGCATCTCCTTCAGTGGATCAATGAATGGGCCTCATCCCATTAAGCCTGTCACTGTTAGGCTCTTAAAGCCTATGCCCATGATAGATATATGTTCAAGGCACTGTAATTTGTTACAGATTAATGATCAATAGCATTCCTGTTTTTCTTAATTGTTAACATACTTTGCATCAAGGAGCATTGGGTTTTGTGTTTCTTGTTGTGTGATAAATAATGTGCAGAAGGCTTGTTTCAAGGGGCGCAGGGCCAAGGCTCTCCCTGTACTTCTTTATGTTTTTATGTCCAACATTACAAAGCAGTATAAAGCGTAGTGTTTTATATGGCATCATCTCTAATGAAAGTGTCCAGGGACAATGTCCTTGTAGAGGCATTGAAGCGGAGCTGTACGATTGCTTGAGCTTAGGGCCAGTGGATGGGACATCAATCTTTAGCAACATGTGTAGCTATTATACAGAACTCATTTTCTGCAAAACCCTCATTGGACATTTACGTCAATGTAACTCTTTATGTTTCTGCCTTACCTTCTTTCTATTAACCCACACACCATGATTAGTCACCAACTCCTTAATGTGTCTTTCTACATTCACTGTACCATACACTAGGGCTTTGCCAGAGAGATTTGTCTGTAATAACTTAAATTATGAGGGTCTCTTTGTTGAGTGGACTCCTCAAAGCTGTACCGATGATATTCAGCATTGTCCACATGGTAAACTTCAGACTCAATCAGAGCTTTCTGTTTCCTCGTTGATACAAGAAGAACTGACTGAGCTCTTCTGTGCCTCATCTCTGTTCCAGGAGCATTTTCTGGAGGTAATCCAGAACCAGGAGTTCCTCTTGCTCCCGACCGCTGAGATAGTCAAGCTGCTGTCCAGCGATGACATCAATGTCCCCGACGAGGAGACCATCTTCCAGGCGCTGATGTTGTGGGTTAGGTACGACGTTCAGCAGCGACAGCAAGACCTGGGGCTGCTCCTGGCCAACATTCGTCTACCCCTTCTACCCCCACAGGTACAGACATATGCAGCATATGGTGTACAATTACACACACCAAACCTTGGTCAAATAGCACCTGGGACTATGAAATccagaaatgtattttgttcCCTGGCCATGTAGACTGCATTCTTGGTGGAGGTTGCTTTGTGAGGAAcataatattcaacactgaTTTTATTACAAGAGGCAAGCTTTCTCAAGTACTTTGAATGAGTCTATGATGAGTCTTTTGAAcatattgacataaaataacTAAAAGGAATGTTATAGCATGTAATATAATACATTGCCAGAGTAGCCTTGGTTTATAGATTCTGTCTGTGCTCACGAGTTTTTGATTTTAGTTCATTATTCAACTCTCATTACCATACCTCTGATTCCATCTGTCCACTGTCTCAGGCATATTGTATCTGCCCCCGAGGACCATTTCATACTCAGCACATTCACTAAATAACTCTCCTCTTCCCATCTAGCTCCTAGCCGACTTGGAAAACAACAAGATGTTTTCGGATGACCTGGAATGCCAAAAGCTACTTATGGAGGCTATGAAGTACCACTTACTGCCGGAACGTCGGCCGATGTTCCAGAGCCCCAGAACCAAACCAAGAAAGTCCACTGTCGGAGCTCTTTACGCTGTTGGAGGAATGGATGCTACCAAAGGCGAGCCTGTAGTTCTGAATAATATTTGTGAATACTGTAAAGAAAATTGTGTAATGGAAAATGTTTACAATGACCTATACAATTGATTTGGTTCATCAAGTCCAATGAAGCAAATATACCAAAAGTGTAAAGTCCGAAAAAAGGCTAGTGCACATCATATCGTCTCAAATCATTGATCTTTGTATGGTCCTGACCACCTCTTGCCAAATCAATTACATGTCCTTCTCCTTAATGGCTCAGGACTATtattacagacacacaggttttATCAATGTGGCCATTAAGAAGATGGATGTCCTGTAATGAAGTGATGTCAACATGTCAGGGCATGCTCTTACAGTTACAGAGTACAAGCCTATTAATGTTCTTCTGTCCTGCAGTACCACACAGGGTCTACACATCTAATGGAAATTGAGCATATTCACCACAAGCTATGTTTAGTTAGAACAGTAATTCAGTACAGTGCATAATACTTACTGTGGAGCAGTAACAAGTCTTACAATTTAAGACAAACAGGTTGATGTGCTTAACTCGTTTTTTAAGTTTATCTTTCATTTTATGGAGGAATCGCTATGCCTGTTTCTTATGTTTCATTTAAGCTTTGTTTTAAATGATTACCAGAGATAAATGACCATTCTCCATGCATAGGCTCCACAACCATTGAGAAGTATGACCTAAGGACCAACACCTGGATACAGGTGGGCATCATGAATGGGCGCAGGCTCCAGTTCGGGGTGGCGGTCATCGATAACAAGCTCTATGTGGTCGGGGGCAGAGATGGACTCAAGACCTCCAACATGGTGGAGTGCTACAATCCCATCAACAAAGTGTGGTCCACAATGCCCCCCATGTCAACACACAGGCATGGCTTAGGTCTGTTTTTGAATTCATTACTTTAGATTTATACTTTGAAGTGGTTCTTGTGCCAGTGTAATATCTGTAAATACAACAGAACACAAACAATGTACATTAATTAAAAAGCATAGTAAAAACAAGTCCATTATTAATCTATTTAAACTATTTTTGAAATTCTACTTATCATGGTAGATCTTACAGCACATTTCTTTATAGGTCTAATGACATACTGTTCATTAGACAGCCATTCATTGATAGTTTAGACCTTGATTTACTTTTACTTTATCATGGTGGGTATTCTGGCAActtctctctgccttttccCACATATTTTTCTATTTTATGTTAGACATGGTTTGATACACAGCTGGACAGAGCTGAACTAGTATAACAGggatatcttgtcaagtattcaACTCGCTCGCCTTGTGTGGTTGAAGGTAGCGGTGAGCATGGTTGCCCAAGAGATAACACCTTATAGATTACCTGCAGGTCTCTGATCTCCACTGTTGCAGATATCTCTCCTATTTTGCTCACGTCGTGCACAGTTTTGACTAAAGCTGTGGATCTTTCTCCCGGCCTTGGGGTCCACCCACTGTGTACTTCCAGGAAAAAGAAGACAGAGCTGTGCTGTCGTTTTTTCAAAGCCACATCAACTGGtcatacagtaaaaaaaaaataattttctgTGAAAAGCATTTgtttaaaacatatttataaTGTAGAGGGCGTGAGTTTACATTTTGAAGTCCCCATCAAGGAAATGGTATCTATCCTGCTTAAGTGACCAGCAATATATTAATCCAATTGCTTCATTGCATCCtttgtattgttgttgttgaaaccaCTTCCCTCTGTGACCCCAGCATGGGGAATAACAATCCATTTTACATTCATCTTGCAGAACACATTCAGAGTCACTTCCATAGCTATGACTCATCTGTACTGTTGCCTATTCCAGGTGTTCTAAAAATGAGTTCTATAGCCTCTGGTTAGAACTCACTGTACTGTAGGAACTGTCAAAGAAAAAGATACCTTAGAAATCTGGATGGCAGTCCTCCTTTTATTGTTATTGATTATACAGTAGTGAGGAGAGGTTTAACGACATGACATTTTATCGGTGTCTGGAGTGTTTGTATGTGATTTTGCTATTAAGTAAACTATGTAGCAAAAGTCATTAATTTCCCAAACGATCCCACTGGAAATCATAAAAAGGTTAGAATGACGAACAACCTTGTCATCTACATTATTTGCAACGCTCCTTTTTGCCACTAAATGACTGAATATCTACTCTGCTCGCCACAGGTATTGCTGTGTTAGAGGGTCCTATGTATGCTGTCGGGGGCCATGATGGATGGAGCTATCTGAACACGGTGGAGAGGTGGGATCCCCAGGCCAGACAGTGGAACTACGTGGCCAGCATGTCCACTCCACGCAGCACCGTAGGAGTTACTGCACTCAATGGGAAGTAAGTCACAGAACTAAAGCCAATGGCTATCTCATACTCTCTATGCTAACCTGTTGGAAAATGATGTCTGCTTAAGATGCAGGGCATAACGTAACTCTTCCTAAGTCCCCACAAAGCCACGCGTACAAAGCAAGAGGCAAACTTGTACTGTGTAGGGTTATAATTTTATAGTGAACACTTCACATAAGtatctgtatttctgtgtgATTACTATTGTGGAGTGTGGCAGGTTCTGTACTTAATCAACATCATACTGTACTTAAACTCTGCTGAGGGCTATCATTATGGTAAGGTAGGGCTGCGATGCTTACTGTGAGTGCAGTGTAGGTGGGTTTCACAGTAATATGAGCACACAAGTGTCAGCAGCACCAACATTATTGCACTCATGgtgacacattgacacacacctaTAAATGTCCTTGGTCAGTCAAACAGGAATGCCCTCATCATTTCACACTAAGAGCCGTGCCTCAGCTACAGCCAGATAGAAAATACAGGAATACAGAGACCTGACAAAGCATTTTCAAATTGAATAGGTCCTAAAGTAATTTCTGCAACTTGGTCAAAAATAGACAACAAGGAAGTTCTTTCCTCAGCCTACACTTCCCTGAAAGGCCATGGGAAGGATACATTATCCTCTAATATGACCCTGCTGATGGACGATGTTTTCGAAGACAGGGAAATGAGCATTGCTCAAGGCCTAGTTCTGCATCTGAGATGTAAAGCTTattaatttgtattttttttttatcccaaaAACCTGGCATCAAGATGAACCGTTTGTCAATAGCATTTAACAATAAATGAAACAAATATGATAACAAAATATTTCAAACATAATATGTTAGAAATGTTAAAAAGCTGGTTTTGCTTTGGACCAGCTTTGTAACATATCTAACATTTTACAATATTCCAGATTGTTTGCAGTTGGAGGCAGAGATGGGAGCTCATGTTTGAGATCCATGGAATGCTTCGATCCACACACCAACAAGTGGAGCATGTGCGCGCCCATGGCAAAGAggcgagggggggtgggtgtggccaCCTACAACAGTTTCCTGTATGCGGTCGGAGGCCATGATGCACCAGCGTCAAATCACTGCTCTCGACTCTCGGATTGTGTAGAGAGGTAAAAGATGTCAAAATGTTACACGTTCTGGGTATAGAAAAAAGCATgtttcagaatttttttttgttgcaacaCTGGTGCAACATGGAATTCAGAAGTACATGTCAAGAAAATGGGTGGGAAGATTGAACCACAAccattttctcttcttctctcaatTTGTAGCATATTTGGGCTATTGCTTGGCAGCGTATGCGTCAAGCAGTGCATAGTATGGTGTCTAGTTCCCTCTGCTGGCTAAATAGTAAATTGCAACCAGTATGCTCAAGCTCCTAATATCGCTGCAGTGTTTGTCCACAAAATCCATAGTTTATTTTTAACAGAGTGACTGTGATTTCTTCCAACATATTGTAATATTCCCTCAGTCTAAACTAGCTTCTTACTAAATAACCATCTATATGTTGGCGACATTTATGAGTATACAGTCTGTACTATAGTCCTATAGGCTTCTAGTCATAAATATTTTGATTGGGTTTTAAAATATCATGTCATATCATGTACTGTAACAGACAGTTACTTTCATCTCTCAGACTCCAAAATAGCCACTGTCTCAGTTTTGTCCTCGTCTGCCCCTGCAGGTATGACCCAAAGACAGACACATGGACAACCGTGTCGTCCCTCAGTGTCCCCAGAGACGCTGTTGGAGTGTGTCTGCTGGGAGACAGGCTCTACGCTGTGGGAGGATATGATGGTCAGTCTTACCTGCACAACGTTGAGTCCTATGATGCACTGAACAACGAATGGACTGAGGTAACCCAGAATGTGTTTGAACTCACACCGAAAGCCAATTTGATTCCCCTTTCTGCCACAAAGTAATTTCACAAACCTCTTGCTGTATTTCAATAAAAGtttgagactgagagacagactgttcattccccttctctgtctctcaacagGAGGTGCCGCTCAACATTGGCAGAGCGGGTGCCTGTGTTGTGGTAGTGAAACTGCCTTGAggacttaaaaaaaagaattctgGGAAGaggtacaaaaaaaaaactacactgGACATGCAAGCAGGAGATTCTCCACTGAGAAtcacttttctttgtttttctacTTGGAAAACACTAGAAACACACGAAGCATTGTTTTATATCTTTTCAGACAACTTGAAAGGACATTTAATTGTTAGTAAGAATGCACCATAAATTCTCAACATGATGAACAGATGCAATTTGTAAGAAACAGTGCCATGCTTTTGTCAGTATGCTTGTCTGAAATCCTTTGTAAAATAGAAACATAGGACAAATAAAGCTATGTTTAAAATTAGTTATCCTATCGGAGGATTAGTTTTACATTTATAAAGTAAAGTGACATTATATATTTGTCTCATCCCATATATTTTTGAGGTTTATATATTCCCTTGTATTCCTCTCTTTTAGCCAGTTGGAAAGTATGTGTAATTTTAATACATTTGAAGCTTCTGTAAATGATTGAATTGACTTGACTTCATTTGAGTTCATTAGCTGATGCTCTGTGAATATGTCCTTTTTTATTCTTGAATTAAGTGTTTTTGAAGGACCACTGTGAACACTGTAATTATTAAGTTTGCTATTGCAATACTTGTGTCTCCAATTGGAGGAAATTGCTCATGCACAGGACTCTGCTCAACACTTAGTTTTTAGTCTGGAAATAATGTCCTAACGGACCTTTACTAAAATGTTTCTTGATGGAAGTTGTAGCTAAATAACACCAAAGTAATTAGCTTGTATTAGTCATGTACACTTAACAAACTTTTACACAATTGTGGAGATAAGAAATGCAGTATATCATATTGATATTTAAAGTCATTTGCAAGCTTGCCAAAAGTATGTCATATTTATACACTTTCTAGAGCTAGGCCTGCCTGGTAGGGGTAGAGGCAACACATTAAACCATTATCAGGAATTAAATACATGCTATGTGTATAAATGAGTTTCTGTACAGTTTATTTCATTGGGAACATATTCAATGATAAACACACTGTACTTTTCTATCCCGTTATGTGCTAGCAGTTGGTCATGAAAGTCCAAAAATGTAATCACACTAGTCAAAATTGTTGTCACCCTTTGGAACAAAATAACAGTAACCTATAATGTAATTTTGATTCAATGAAGAAAGTTAGGGATGACACTTAGGTATTAAGCTTCTGTGGTTACAACTAGGCATTACACTGTCTGTTTTGTTAGAGTAAGGCTTACAGTTGGTGAGGGTTTCTAAGGTTAGAATAACTCCAGGACCCAAAAGCCAAATTAAATCGCTAGCACTTTACTGGGATCAAAACCAGAACCCTTAGGTTAAGCACAACCTATTTACAAAAACGTCTGCTGTGTTAAATTAAATTATATTCACATTTCCCTTCAAACTGCTGATGCTATTCTAACATGGTTAAGTTTCAGAGCATGTTCTATCTCGGACACACAGTATGTGCGCAAATGGGAAGCATTGTGTACAAAACAGCAAATGCTGTGAAGGTGGTGGGGAAGATATGGAGGACAGATGAATCTCCGGATTACACCAACTGAGTGAAAAGCTTTTGGCTCTACTTTTGATGCAGACCCTTACTATCAAACATGAATTTACATGTCTATATGTATGAAGAAAAAACAACAGTGacattaattttttattttgaattgCATCTTGTTACAGACTACTAGAAATATAAGAAATTCATACATTTCCAATGCCCtacaaaaacagaaaaaatcTGTCTAAATTGCCACAGCCAAAATGTTTAGTACTGTAGGCAATAAATACATTATGAACCAGGCTACAGGGTACATAGCCTAGAATTATGGGAGTGTTATGGAATGACCATTGGCTTGATAAGTGATTTCTGAAATTAAGTAGCCTTGTCAGTTAAATAACAATTTCCATAACTTATTCGATATTATTCATATTATTTGCTCCACAAATCAACTAAACAGTGTCCCAAAAACGGTCAAAATAGGTTATTTCAAAAGTTTTGGCAGTGACAAAATCATGTTTAGAGAAAAACTTGTCTTTTAAGGAACTACAGTACAGCTACTTTCCCCAGGTCATTTGGGTCTTCTCTGTATAAGGTAATTTTTGAATAACTACCCATTGTACTGACAATGTGTTTTGAGGTGTTGTGGCATCAGAGGCCATAATTGCCCCGGGAATTAGTTTATATGATCGTTTTTTGTATTTACTGAAAGACATTGTGATTGTGAAAGTTGAACATTAATGTTGAAACTCTTTCTGAGTAGGATGATTTGTAATAGTAATAATGACATGCTTTAAGCCAAAATATTGATTTCTATCATGATTTTATATTGCATGCTGAATTCAACATGATACAATGTATGAATACTTTTTTGGTTATTTGTTCACAACGGATACTGTTACTATTGCctacaaacaaataaacaaaaggaATGTAATAAATATATGGTATCTAACTGACTAAAACATGAAAAACATATTACCCATACCGATCCAAAAAGCTTATGCCGGAACATTGAAGATTTGTTCATGTCCCAGCAAGCTCTAAAGTGGTTAACTTTTAAGTTTTGTCTTTGCTGTTTAGACTAAGCAGTGGCATTCCCCTTGGTGCACGGTAGGCAGTTCCCTGTTGCATAGTGGAACATGTCAAAAGATTGAAAAAACAGTCCTGCAGGAAGACAAGGTGAGGAGGTAGGGGtgatgaggatggaggtggaataACTGCTTGTTCTCCCAACTGCTTGCCCTACTTCCCAACCCATTCTGAATCGAGAGCACTCCCATGGCTACAATGTAAATGAAAACAAAGCTTGCAGTGCAGTGCCTTCCTACTGACTTTCCATGTATGGTTACTAGTTTACTCATTTCCTACTATGTCACATGCATGTCAACATGTCAACAAAGGTCTGTGAGATCAAGTTGTTTGGATGCTCAGCTCTTCCTCTCCAAACATTGTTTAATCACTCATGATTGTATGAACACTTCATCAGAGCCAGGTACCAGGTACCAGACCCAGGTACCAGATGCAGGTACCAGGTACCAGACGCAGGTACCAGGTACCAGACGCAGGTACCAGGTATCAGACGCAGGTACCAGGTACCAGACGCAGGTACCAGGTACCATAACCAAGATGGTGTAACATTGTGAATGAGCTACAGAGGGCACTGTTGGATTGCAGAAGTCACCAGTGAGACAAACATAAAAATCAAATAACTCCGTTTTTATTGCTGTTCACAATAAATGTCAACATGTATTAAGAATGCCAAGG from Osmerus mordax isolate fOsmMor3 chromosome 12, fOsmMor3.pri, whole genome shotgun sequence includes these protein-coding regions:
- the klhl4 gene encoding kelch-like protein 4 isoform X1, with product MSVSGKKDFDVKQILRLRWRWFSHSSQSSAGGGGGGGGAYIQQEGFDHRGTPVQSRLKSHSRDRGGLRKSSNSPVHSILVPTPGPTPVCVRAGRQSWHNLHRPIYHLAASQEAPKTGDSSNNTEEAEAKSNLENVNSNTEDLSEVEAGERLTLSSYSRMSSNCSDEFFQATNHAEQTFRKMETYLQHKQLCDVLLIAGDHKIPAHRLVLSAVSDYFAAMFTNDVREAKQEEIKMEGVDPDALRSLVHFAYTGVLELKEETIESLLAAACLLQLSQVIEVCCNFLMKQLHPSNCLGIRSFADAQGCVDLLNVAHTYTMEHFLEVIQNQEFLLLPTAEIVKLLSSDDINVPDEETIFQALMLWVRYDVQQRQQDLGLLLANIRLPLLPPQLLADLENNKMFSDDLECQKLLMEAMKYHLLPERRPMFQSPRTKPRKSTVGALYAVGGMDATKGSTTIEKYDLRTNTWIQVGIMNGRRLQFGVAVIDNKLYVVGGRDGLKTSNMVECYNPINKVWSTMPPMSTHRHGLGIAVLEGPMYAVGGHDGWSYLNTVERWDPQARQWNYVASMSTPRSTVGVTALNGKLFAVGGRDGSSCLRSMECFDPHTNKWSMCAPMAKRRGGVGVATYNSFLYAVGGHDAPASNHCSRLSDCVERYDPKTDTWTTVSSLSVPRDAVGVCLLGDRLYAVGGYDGQSYLHNVESYDALNNEWTEEVPLNIGRAGACVVVVKLP
- the klhl4 gene encoding kelch-like protein 4 isoform X2, with the translated sequence MSVSGKKDFDVKQILRLRWRWFSHSSQSSAGGGGGGGGAYIQQEGFDHRGTPVQSRLKSHSRDRGGLRKSSNSPVHSILVPTPGPTPVCVRAGRQSWHNLHRPIYHLAASQEAPKTGDSSNNTEEAEAKSNLENVNSNTEDLSEVEAGERLVLSAVSDYFAAMFTNDVREAKQEEIKMEGVDPDALRSLVHFAYTGVLELKEETIESLLAAACLLQLSQVIEVCCNFLMKQLHPSNCLGIRSFADAQGCVDLLNVAHTYTMEHFLEVIQNQEFLLLPTAEIVKLLSSDDINVPDEETIFQALMLWVRYDVQQRQQDLGLLLANIRLPLLPPQLLADLENNKMFSDDLECQKLLMEAMKYHLLPERRPMFQSPRTKPRKSTVGALYAVGGMDATKGSTTIEKYDLRTNTWIQVGIMNGRRLQFGVAVIDNKLYVVGGRDGLKTSNMVECYNPINKVWSTMPPMSTHRHGLGIAVLEGPMYAVGGHDGWSYLNTVERWDPQARQWNYVASMSTPRSTVGVTALNGKLFAVGGRDGSSCLRSMECFDPHTNKWSMCAPMAKRRGGVGVATYNSFLYAVGGHDAPASNHCSRLSDCVERYDPKTDTWTTVSSLSVPRDAVGVCLLGDRLYAVGGYDGQSYLHNVESYDALNNEWTEEVPLNIGRAGACVVVVKLP